Within Dreissena polymorpha isolate Duluth1 chromosome 13, UMN_Dpol_1.0, whole genome shotgun sequence, the genomic segment AAGAACAAACCTCGTGTAATGACTCAGGTATGTATCTACCATTTTGATTATGCTACGCTAAAATTTATAGTGTCTGTAACCACTAACTTCCTTCTGTAAGCCTTAAACCTTTTTTGTTATATGtgagtaaaatgaaacaaaattgtattttgtattacattgctGATGTCTAGGTGCATTATTCAGACATTTTCtgtctgaaatttgaaatatttatcataataatgtaaataaattgtcttcataGTGTAGTTTTctataaactggatttttttcaattatctcttcgaatatgcaattggaaacatttttgcattaaatatcatgagaacagtaaatccaaacaaaaccatttgagaatttactgagatcagacacaacatcaaacagtttgttttgatggTCATATGGTTACAGACTCTACAATGCCTacacatttaacttattattgttcatgctatcaaagagcatatgaaatcatttttaaagctAAAGGGATGAGTTTTAACCATGTCTGAAGTAGCTTCTGTttttgactttgatccaaatggctgcatttaatcatttccttTGCTTATGAATGGATCAATGAAGACATGCGCACTGTATGCTTTACACttcatgtatataaatttacattcttatactttaattagtagcagaaactttgaagaaaggaaaatgaattttgtttccgTTCTTGTTTCAGCAAGCAAagataaatcaagcaaaaaagaaaacataaaataagacTAGGTTTGGCTGCATGAAGGTTAAGCATTGGGAGAACAAACGAAAATATAAGAAGCTAAAATACAACTATGATGCCTTCGTAGTTGCTAGGCTAGAGCAAAAGAATGGAATCAAAGGACATTtaagtgtttgctttggaacagaaaacagattgaaatacatttattttgaaagttaagCGAATTTGGCCTGGAAGAGATGACTGTTTACaggaatcaatagatgtcatcttgtTTATAGCCCACAAGATCCAGAGATATTATTGAAAGTGGACTTCGCAAATTCAAATTCAGGGCAAACATTACTTAAAGCTTAAACTTCTCTGTGATTATCTTGATAGCTAGAGTAACAAAGGGttataaatacatcactgatttgctgcttgcaaaattacattttttttacactgaaatgtttggaaagttttccgcacattatttggtaatgcttattgctgcataatgaaattctaaattatattaatttgaaactcTATACAGGTGTGCCAATTCATATGAGATGCCAAACTAATAATGTCAGATTAGTCTTCTTTGACATGTACATGCCCAGCACTGAGAACTGTCAAGCTCAAAGTCTCCTGGACAGCTATTGTTACCCCATATAAAACgtgtgtagtgtctgtaaccaactcagatcatgtacaaaaaaaaatgtgttttaactaaaattctaGCGGATcaaaaatcatttgatataatgttcaagtcactgtttttatgtaaacttgcttttatagtgcatttttttaatgctttatgcCATTCTGCAACTGTTTTTGGATTCATATATTTTGGTAGTGCCTGTAACCAAACTTATGAGCATGCAATTCTaccttttatgaaaacttatgctttttcaaaccaatcgtttctatttattttgtttgaatgtaCTTCCTGGTTTCAGACAAATGCCTAATTAGCTATCTTGTGGGTCTATTATAAAAGTTATAGAAAAGTTTCTTGCTTGGTCCATTTTTGGTCTGATACCTGATTCATTaatgctttgaatttttttttgttaagatagtaatcacttttgtttttttgctttatttcaacagtttataacctgtaattgatgttaaagtgaaaatatctgaagttttgaagttctgctatgtttttcttccatgttatatgactagtgtagtgtctgtaacttgtattataccatagatgaaaatgttagataaaaaaataatgcatgcatgatcaaataaaattcaacttgatttgagtaggggataccttgagctttaaaaataacaccaaggaaatgctgtatctacaatttcatttttttttagtaaGTGAGACTACTTtcagcaccaataccgtgttttagctgactacatacataaataacaaaCCTCTTGGCCCTGCTGTTTCCACTACatacataaacaagggctgtttgtaaaacatgcatgctccccatatgggctgtcagttgtagtgggagccattgtgtgaatatgttttttggcactgtgaccttgacctttgacctagtgacctgaaaatctataggggtcatctgcgagtcatgatcaatgtacctatgaagttacatgatcctaggcgagagcgttcttgagttatcatccggaaaccatttttctaagttgagtcaccgtgaccttgacctttgacctagttacctgaaaatcaataggggtcatctgcgagtaatgatcaatgtacttatgaagtttcatgatcctaggcataatagttcttgagttatcatccagaaaccattttactatttcgggtcaccgtgaccttgacctttgacctagtgacctgaaatcaataggggtcatcttcaagtcatgatcaatgtacctatgaagttacatgatcctaggcataagcgttctttagttatcatccagaaaccatttgactatttcgggtcaccctgacctttgacctagtgaactgaaaatcaataggggtcatctgcaagtcatgatcaatgtacttatgaagtttcatgatcctaggcataagcgttcttgagttatcatccggaaaccattttactatttcgggtcaccgtgaccttgacctttgacctagtgacctgaaaatcattacgggttatctgcaagtcatgatcaatgtacctatgaagtttcatgatcctaggcataagcgttcttgagttatcatccggagaccattttactatttcgggtcaccgtgaccttgacctttgacctagtgacctcaaaatcaattggggtcatctgcgagtcatgatcaatgtacctatgaagtttcatgatcctaggcctaagtgttcttgagttatgatccggaaaccatctggtggacggatggaccgacagaccggcGGACGGACCgaagtgcaaaacaatataccccctcttctttgaaggggggcataataacaaacCTCTGGGCCCTGCTGTATCCACTACATACATAAATGGAAAACTAGTATACCCTAGGGCAGTGCCTATTGACTCCAGATGCATGATTTGAACATTATTTGTAGATACCACCATATAATTTTAAACATCAAAGATCAAACACCTAACGATAATGAATTCTGAGATTTTCATAGTTATGTAccatttaagtctatacatttTCTCAGAATAAAACGTGTCATTTCGTTATCACGCTCTtaagatttttgggagccatagccgattcgtgATATATAGGACCAGGCGATATCACaaaccgtgatatattggagttataatgtttaaatcttgaatctttttttttaagttttgacaaTATGCAGAAAGAAAAAGGCAACCCGAAACAGACGCTTATcaagtttaaataaattgatttcaTTATTGTCTGAAATTTTATGCGGAAAAGAAAATAAACGATTTAATTATCAAAGGGAAATTACTCACTCTTAAAATATTTGACCAGAATGACCAGAGAGGGGTGTGCATGTCCACACTGAAGTGATCATTCATTCTATGTCTAATAAAATTTGGACCACTAGTATCTGAGATCTTGAGCGCAAATGAAAACTAAAAGAATTACGGACATTGAGTATGACTTAAACCTTCAGACACACAAATACTCAATTCAATCAAAATTATAGTTTAAACGGACAGACTAAGCTGCCCCTATATTCTACTATccttttaaaacaaacatcattATGCCCCCACTGTAATTTTACCcatcattattttaaacatcatttttaaattatcatcGCAACCACATGACAAAACAAGATTTGtgtttcaatatatcatttggcaggtttagaaaatatctcccttttaaagcttatcacTTCCCTTggtttgtattttttacttttgaccttgaaggatgtccttgaccttgacctttcaccaatcaaaatgtgcagcttcatgagatacacatgcatgccaaatatcaagttgctatcttaaatattgcaaaagttattgcaaaactttattcaaggttaaagttttgggacagaatgacagacagacaggccaaaaacaatatgcccccgatcattcgatccaggggcataaaaatcttcTACAGCACAATACCATGGCTGGTAAGAAAAgttaaaacaagagggtcatggtggccctgtatcgctccactgttttttatgcaaaaaaagcgtgcaatgtgcatgggttgaaatgtactcaagcatgtgactttctctttctatccctcgtcccactgggcgcttaaagttggaagggtgagcgtTTTTTTATAtgtggaaaacgttactacggtgttaactaaacagacaaaaaagtccaggaattgtcgcacaggtcctttgcttataacgtaggtacttttatctctccaaaagatattgtcgttctttctatttcacatatttttagatgctgaagatcaaatctacgcatgttctacaagattaatgaaagttccttcattcaatcatgaatctttttccaaaattccaaaaagtgtttgtaggtttcaaagtttctgttacttatatagttcatgacatatgcaaaatacctattgacgtagatcacctgaactttacttcattcttgaggcattagtgagtgtagcaggattgttaacgtggtgaagaaaatgtttattgtacaaagaagatatttgcctgaggaaacataaagttacgagtttttcaggttcattaggtgccgaaaggcagtaggaatgataactttgtagaggttgtttgttaaacaaagtaaatgtttatgaaacaaaaaattgaattataattcatcaagatgttgcgatcatggcaacactacttgcatatggcgtgaggtttaaagagatatcatgacaaacaattaacTTGACCttactttcctttactttttccatctgacattggttacctgttatgtttgtttttgaaaaatactaggattgccatatacTGAAATAAGTTACCTGACCTATTCTCTaataggttgctagtaatagacttagcaGCAGTCAttttataaacaaggggattgttcactgcattggtagaatatactttgaatagatacatcttttttaagttggattctccttacttttttgctactgaatattaaaatcacttaattcaatgtaacaatttgttgttaagtttatcttgaacaatttttttttgcaatctgtttacaaattataaaatgatgtcattcaaattttttttttgataaatagggcctataataaaacaagaattttgagaatgttaacataaaagaataatattaaccatttggtgaaaacaaacaaaacaatacaatctttttttataaaatgttatatacaaacaaggttaatggaccaaatataaacaaacacacttgagtgttcttcttgtgttaatgatgtattaaactgatttaaattaatatatataatttgtttgcctttcaatatcttgcatttcatatctttagttcaatgctattcaattaactgaacagcgtgacaaacataataaagcagaatatgcatatgaatctgattataaacagatccactatcatataaatcaaatcatatttgtctatttccatgttcgaaagatcctcttctaaattgttttacttcgcgagtagactgaactcccaatttgcaaacagaaacactggttttggtgacacaaattcactgtgctCATTTCTAAACAtaatatgtgtttcttgtatctaaaacgtagtctttttcgttgacaaacacatttccctattcctatcaaactatatgatgtcaattgttaattcgattgatatttgtcatttcaataatcttaattttcgcatCACAACGGCaccatttgcatacgaaataccaaacacattttatgaaactgatttttattggaagattgggaaaggacagccaattatatcgctcgttttaaaaatgcttaggcagaatctaccagtgtataATGatgagagatttcgcgggccgcggatatattaagcatatgttcatttttgtgacctccggggcagggtcaaatttgaccccaggggcataatttgaacaaactaagtagagaactattacatgtcactacactacataatttggtagccctaggccctatggttatggacaagtagatttttaaagtttgcacaaaataggctttttataagcatttgttcaaacTAAGTAgtgaactattacatgtcactacactacataatttggtagccctaggccctatggttattgacaagtagatttttaaagtttgcacaaaataggctttatataagcatttgttcaattttgtgacccccggggcagggtcaaatttgaccccaggggcataatttgaagaaatttggtagaggactattagatgtctctacatacccaatttgataaccctaggcccaatggttatggtggagaaattttgaaagttttcacaaaataggccttatataagcaaatgttcaattgtGTTACCCCCGgggtggggtcaaatttgaccccaggggaataatttgaacaaagaggttcacccaaggagcattcctgagaaatttcatctgAATTAaaccagtactttaggagaagaagatgtttaaagaaacagTTAACGCACGGAccgacacacgcaggcacgcacacacgcccacacgacggacacaggaccatgacataagcccagCTCGCCTCTGGCCAGTGAAGCTAATAAAATACAAGGCGTTTCCATTCAATCTACCACATATTAAAGAATAGACACAATACAAGGACCAAATTTAGATGATATACTTCAAAGCACAATAAAACATTATGAAAATGGTGTTTCAAAGCTTCATGATACCAGATATAATACTCCACTGTAATAAAATGACATTATCAGACTTAAAATTACACAGTAATGGAGTGGAAAAGTTTCATACTTTCAGTACTACACAACAATCAAGATTTACACAATCATCCTCAAACACTTTATATTAATCAAGTAGATACAATgataacatgtatatatacacaGTAATGGAGTGTAGCAGTTTCTTTATCCCAGTACTACATAACAATCATACTTCCAGTACTTAATAAACAATCAAGATAGACACTTTCAGGTCAATCACTGCACATATATCAAATACAATTGTACATGTAGGTACAATAATTACAGCTATACAGTTATAGAGTGAAGCAGTTTAAGCAGGGTGACACTGGAGGCGTGGCCTGGGTGGGAGGGGTAGATCTTCACTGGGAAGTCCCACACCATGGTCTCCACCTGCAGAGTGGCCGGCCCACGCCAGGTGGTGCTGTCGTCCTCGTCAACGCGGACCTCACCCTGTATTGGCTCTACCGTTGTGACGAACTCAAAGTGCAGGCGCCACCTCTGGCATACTGAAATGCAGACGAACCTAGGTTGATTGGTGTTGTtgaaacatttttcaagtaaCTTATGTTTTTGTTCTCTTATCTGCCTTAAAAGCAAGCATATTGACAGGAACTGTCGTTCACTGAGATTTTGAAATTGGCCAATTAAGATAATTAAATGTGTGGTAATCTAAATGGATTAATttgtaaaagtttttttaaaagatTGCTCAACCACTCTGCAAAAGTAAAGTTTAGATATCTACCACAAGAAAACTacaataacaagcaaattcattgaattgatattccccgccaatattcttctggacacaaatatttctggacggatggacaacgccaacgtgcatcatcctcttatccatttatattctctaagcacttccaagatatggctccagaaacaaaaaaaaagcattttttcaagatacaaagggccataactccgttattaacagatggtgtacaatgccatttggggtacatcatcctcttatccacatatatactcataccaagtttcaatgaaatccgctaaagcacttccaagatatggctctggacacaaaagtgccggacggaaggacggaaagacgggcggacggaaagacggacggaaggatggacaacgccaaaacaaaatccctccgcctatggaggGGGATAATAAAAGGattataagttattttttttttcaaaaatagacaAAACGTTGATGAATAACAAAAACTAGAATAATTCAGAAGAAGTAGCACCAGAACATGAGCAATATTAGAGTTTTAAGCAATtaaagattattttattttcttaaaaacttattcattttccaaaaatgtgtcttttttaAAATTCAGGTCTGATTGTGCCTATTTGTTCATATTAAACATTCACATAATATTTTTGTTCTGCAACTAATACAAAACATGTAGGTTTCGAAATAAAATTAGTTAATAATGTCTCACACTCCTCATTCATTATTGTTTGTTGGTTTaacattgcaaaaataaaatgtttacatgaaaatcatatacacatgcattaaggcttGAATTCTCAGTATATTCAATTAAGGTGTTTAAGTGAATGCTATGTTCATTTCCAAAAGCAGTAACTTCACTTTTTTCTACAGATATGccaaatgtaataaaacaactcATCCTTTCACAATTCCAATGTAAACCATGAATGTGTATCTGTTATTTagccctttcccgctcagaagctaagtgaaaatggctaaatgcaaccagtataaaaccagaacagcctacaagTAACTTGCACCATGTACAGATTTTATGCTGATTGATGATCCTCAGTACCTCAGAGTTCGAAATGAAGCCTCTTAAACtaaaatctagtaagaaagtgtcaaaaattaattttattttctaaaagaTCAAAGCGTTACAAAGTGTgaatctaattggtaaagggttaaacaaaaaatcGCATGTATAAGACAAAAAGCTCACCAATATCTGTGATGAAGCCTGGTGTGGCAGTCAGGGGGACCGGAACACTGAAGTGAGACTTGAGCGTGTTCAGACACGTGTCCTGATGACGCACATAGGACGTCACTGAGCTGCCCTGGGCAGACTTCTTCCTGCATTCTTCTGAGATCGTCTCCTCACTTTGCAATGTCACGCtgaactgaaaataaaataataaagtattaAAGGTCAAACAGTCACGTGGGTGAAATAGATGTAGCGTCTGCCTAGTGACCCTGGGTTTGAACCCAACTCGTATTGGGGTTTTTGTTCAAGATCATTGTTAACTACATCAAGTTTTCTACCACCCAGAACACTTACACCAAAGTATCTTTACAAGACTTATGCTTTTGATGCAACCAAgctttaataaatatgttaaaagtaaACTTATGGCCTAATGATATTGCCCACTAAATCTTACCTGAACACATGAGACATTGGTCTCAGAGAAATCCATGATGCCTATGATGTCCTCCCCCAGCTTGTAGGCCGTCTTGAACATGACACAGCGGGCAACTCGACCTCTACTATTGGTTATGTTGTAGGAGTCtagaaaacaacagcaacaactgaaTTATGTGGTTGTATTTGCATGATTTAAATACTAGTCTTAAATAATAACAAGACATGCATAACAGCTGTTCCAAGACAGTGTGCTGAACTATTCTTCTATAGAAAGGTTTTTCTTCTATAAATCAATGATGTTTAATAAAAGTGTGGTGGCAATAACTTGCATATGAATTCTGCTGGTTTACAACTGAATTTGTGTGTCTTGCATTTGCTGTACAAAGAATTTATCGTTAATCTTTCTTAATACCTAATTTCAAGTATCTTCAAGAATACTATTTCCTTTTGCTTGTAACAGACAAAAACTTTCTTATATGGTGTATGTTTACCTGAACCAATTTTCAAAGTACAAAAAGTGGGacaatttttattaattgaagGTCAAATTAATGGAGCTTAGTCAGTGACCTCGGACAGTCCCCACCAAACATATCAGTAAAGTTTTATTTGAACACatgtagtagaaacagtgatatggagTAGCTGAATGGTTCTCTAAATCAGCACATTACACAGATGTTGTTGCAGACCCCGAAATATTTGTACATAGTATGGCTCTTACTATTCAGTGAATAGTCAAGCTTCAAATGCTTAATGCAAGCACATTACATACAAGATCatgcttttaaatattattagtaGTTTAGTTAAAATGTGTAACACATTCAATTATATATGCTATTAAATTACAttctgtatttaaaatatttcaaactaCATTTTCCTGTGTTCAGATTTTCttgtaaaattattgtttaagtcTATCCAACCAGTTGAAGACTACAATTTCATACTTGAAGACTCCGATTCCATAGTGAATGTATCAAAGTCTTGTTTCATTACAGAATCAGAGAAGAAAGTccatatttcttacagaaaccaTCCATAGTTAATATGATACCCGGACTCTGATACACCAATAATGCAGTGATTATGAAATCAGGACTTGGGGATATGCTCATTCCGTAGttaatattaaccctttaccacatggatacatattttgacgtatttgtagtcgcaaaggtaattatatttatttaaagacctttcttactagattcaagttttaaaggcttcattcccaacccttagatattgatgagcagcaaacagcataaaacctgaacagactgcgagttactcgcaggctgtctgcgagttactctcaggctgtctGCGAGTTTTTTGCAGGCTGTtcaacttgcagtctgttcaggttctatgatgtttgcacaaagccattttcactttgcctgagtgggaaaggtttagcTACTACATACGAGGCCCCTTCCTGCAGGTGACGGTCTCCAGTATATGGAGGGCAATATCCAGGACAGTGTCCTCTGTCTTCTGCAGCAGGAACGGGTTGGCAGGCTGCACTTCTGCTGGTTCCAGGTACACGGAGAGATCATTCAAACCTGCAGAGGAAGTCAACAGTTTTGTTGGCTGGTGGGTTTAATTTAGAAATAGTGCATTATGTAAAGATTAAGCTCAAATGAATTGAAGTTTTCTAATCTTTGAAATCAGTACACATTTAAAATTCAACTTCAACTACCTGGAACTGTCTGTtcatttttattctaaaaatatGTAGGTGGAATGTGTCTATACATGAACTATATCTTTATAAACTGGGATAAGTTTATTAAGGAAAAGCAAATCCACCCCAGGGACACACACATTCATCCCTCCCGCCCTTGCACATCACAC encodes:
- the LOC127854811 gene encoding RAB6A-GEF complex partner protein 2-like, producing the protein MIEVNALLQRGTVFLAGETLQCNITFKNVGEASDSLSWASAQIHCQCSVSESRVFLPKALHLSSEDINTSADTSFVPSKGEHGMTVLSTKPRILFCDLKLEQGQSKTFTYTEVVPADSPPSFRGQAVKYSYKLTIGTQRINHPTKLLRIPFRILVLHGLNDLSVYLEPAEVQPANPFLLQKTEDTVLDIALHILETVTCRKGPHSYNITNSRGRVARCVMFKTAYKLGEDIIGIMDFSETNVSCVQFSVTLQSEETISEECRKKSAQGSSVTSYVRHQDTCLNTLKSHFSVPVPLTATPGFITDIVCQRWRLHFEFVTTVEPIQGEVRVDEDDSTTWRGPATLQVETMVWDFPVKIYPSHPGHASSVTLLKLLHSITV